The sequence TGTCTGCAAAGAGCCAGTGTGGGTACAGTTCTTCCCTTCCAAACAAATCTGagcacacccactcacacactcttGCTGTATCAACTGGTCTCAGTCCAAACAACTGACCATGTGAGCTTCTGGAATTAAGTGTTCTGGCATCTTTCTAAATAGCTTGTTTCAGGTTCTTTAATGTTTAGAGTGTTCAAACCAGGGTGCATCCATACAGCAACTTTAAAAGCTCCTCAATCATGCTGATCAGtaaatggagaaaaaaagaagagttacaatttttttctttctttttttattgaaaattgTGTCATCCTGTACCGTAGTCATTATGAAACATTTTCAGCACAAGATAATGACTTCAGTGACCATCAGGCCATCTTCATCCTACTGAAGAAccagtacaaaaaaaatccacattagAAATATGCATGCAATTACATACATTTGTTCACCTTTTTGTTGTACGTGAAGTAGTACACGGGTCACAGAAGCCTCACAGTGTCTCCTCATAATAACAGAGGTTAGTCACTTATTTCATCCCAAATTTCTTTCCCAAACTATAAATGCATCACCTCACCTCAGAGTTAACCCTGTCTGAGCATTTTACTAttcaatatgaagaaaaaaaggtATGGAGGCACTGCAAATAAAGGAACCCCTGGTTCCTCTAATCAGGAGCACTGACAGAAAAGGATAGAAAAGGTTGCAACAGATGAGATCTCCATAGGAGGTGCATCACTGATTCAGATGTCCATCACAAACTGGCTGTCTTCTGctaagaaaaagaggaggagagagagagagagagagagagagagagagagagagagagagagacgggtaaGTGTGTTTAAAAACAGAGAATGACCtctacttcaaaaaaaaaatcctctgagTCAGGGTGTAATGTAAACAGCTAGGCTAACCTGATACAACAGAACTCGCATGTCAAGAGTGAGGTTGTGCTTATTTTTGCTTGCTTTTCTCATAAAAGAGTGGCACAGTCTCCTTGAAACATGACATTATGACTTAAGAACACCAGGAATTTTCGGAATACTATCATTTGATTTAATTCTGTAAATAAGAAGATAACAAATTTTCAGATTACTTTCACATGCACCTCTATGATCAACTCAAGTACCTGGCTtgtcccttgtaaaagaaaagtgcatttaagtatatattttttaaaagtatacttaacatggcaAAGGTcacattttatcattaaaaataatacatattaaaatacataataaatgtactactttgaaACAACTTACagcaattgtaattaagctatatttaaatacaacataaaagtatTAGGTTGTGCTTTTCAGTGCTATTTTTATATAATGTCTAAAAActtagatttaagtatgtgttttttaaacataattattaGTACACTTAAAGTATGTTGTAAATGTGCTTCTTTGCATATTGAGGCATATAATGtttacaccttaatgctactgagaaaaaaaaacactttaagctgtatttaatgccaagatatatatacagtattttcaatTAACAAAACATTTAGTTTAAAGCACATtgcttataaaaataaattttatgaaaatacagaaaaggtatatttaatgtgtatttttataaagtatattaaattgaaaatgtacttttagtattctttacctaatttaaacatacttttaacgctcttaagtatacttccttatCACAGGGGGTAACTAACTAAATCACTAATGTTTAAAAGGTTGCAGATTTTCCACTAAATATTGTGTAACAAAATGTAAAGACATTTTTGTAATAAACGTCAATCTGCAGACACAATGCACCAATAGTAAGACAATTAAAAGAAATTTCATCTAAACATTATCATATATTTAATAGAGTAAATGCACTCAACCCAGTTAAACAAGAAAGTgctctttattcatttttttaagaacTGAATCCACAAAGAATATTGTGGATCACGACAAATGTATTATGATTCATTGCTTATTGATATTTTGGTGCTTTGCTTCAGTAACACTCGGTGCTCAGCAGTTCGAGCACAGAACCAATAATgtcaaggttgtgggtttgatacccggATTTAGGCCCTTGAGCAAGACTCTAAACCCTTACTGTTCCCAAAGAGCTGCAGCGATGGCTGATCATCGCTAATGGAATTATATTGTTCTCACTGTATCACTATGTGTGTCttctgtgtgtgttcactgcatgcaTAGGTTAAAAGTGGGGGCTAAATTCCAGCTGTGCCCAGATTGTATGGTCTTCTACAGATCATAATTACAATCTAAGTGTAAAACAGTCATTTTGCTTTGATGTGAAATGATTCATGGGAATTGAGTTGattaatttcacatttttggccAGCAGTATATACTCAACTCTCATTCACCTCAGATTTGACAGCCAATGTTTCAGCTGTTCCTTTATTAGTCTAGCATGCAGAAACCTGCTCCTCAAGTTTTGCTAGACAATGGGGCGCACATGTTTTTAAACCCAAATACCTCTAGCCAGGACATGTGTGAGAGACATCAGGTGTATAACGAATGAAGAGGAGACGTGAAGAGTGAAGAGTCTCACCACTGAGGTCCTTGCAGTCCTCCTCCTGCTCTGGCAGTTTACCCAGGGTAGGTACAGAGGGCATGGTGACCCCTGGAATGTGGGGGAGACAGCATGGCGGAGTCCGTGCGATCGGGGAGTTCCGGCATTCCAGGAGAAACTTCCTGTCATAGATTATTCTGGTTCctgcattaaaaaataagaattatgTGCAGATGTTAAATGATGTAGCAGACCACATTCTCCATGCAAACCAAGATCAAGCCAAAAATTGCTGGCAGGAGTTCTTAAGAGTACTTTGGCTGTGATTTACTTTTCTCTATCTTGTGTTTTTCCTCAAGGCCTGGGCAGTGTTCACATTTAGGGTATAGCAAAACATGTTATGCAACTCAAGCAGTACGGCTGCTGCGGTATGGCCCAGCCCAGAGGGGTGGAGAGCGAGAGAGGGGAGCTGATTGGGGTGCTGAGTAGGAGAAAAGTACAGAAAAGGACAAGGTGGTCCTGTTTACGTGAACTGTGTTAACCTAAGCACGCTACACACTGTACAGGGGAGAACCACATCATGGGATGTTGACGGCACCACCAGGTCCCAGCACACTTTATCAGCCCACATCTGTAATCAGTCCTCTGGAGTTCAAACACTCATTTTAGCAAAgatgataaataaacaataaaactgaCTGCAAATCAGCAATTTCGCCCTTTATGAGAACACAGTGCAGCACAGAAGTCCCACAGAACAGTTAAGTAAACAAGACTAAAAACAAAAGGTTGAATTAGAGGTGTGAAATATGACTAAATTTTATCATATACTGATAAATCTTCTTATTATATCAAATATATGCTTTTTAAGCATATCAAAAATATCAAGATTGTCAGCCATGCTAAAATAACACTCACTCAACTGTGCATTTCAATACAGAAATTTCAATTAGTGAATGATTTGCagcaaaaactgaattaaaaaagaaaaatgtctcTGTGCTGTGCTTTAGGACTGTGCATTGGTGATATGATATGAATCATGACACAATATGTGATTTAATATATTGCGATAATATTGTATTACTTaaaattaagtgtattaaaaacatataaaaatgaacgaaaaatgtttaattttatccagagtacaacactgctgtcTTGCAGTGTAAACAGCAACAAAACACCATCTGACATCAATTTTACATTAGCTCAATTAATCTAATTTTTTAAAATCCATAAGGTATTGCAAAAACAATTATGAAAtgatacaatattgatattttcttacacccctactatGCATGAGGGTATTTAAACTAGTTTTTACAAATCTACAATTTCTAATGCGTTTTGTACGTGTATTGTGATagaatatttttaccatatatcGCTCAGCTTTAGCTTTAACAATTTCAACTTTCAAGCAGGATTTGTCAGTTAACCAGGTAACTTAAGCCCAATGCTAGTGGTAAACTCCTCTGGAGAAATGGAGAGCTGTTCTCCCAGCCTGTTAACTTTGTTTTAGCCTTGTCTTTGTTGTGTTTGGACAGGGCTCACTTCAGGGTTCCTCTTCTGTGCCTCACGAGACATTACCACACAGAGACTAAAAGACAATTGCGTGACTTCAAAAATGTAAACAAACATGTGGTGCCTTGCCAACTGCAACTCTGAGCTTCAACAGGAGGCGTCCAATCTGTTACGTTAAGCAACCTGTATTACACCTCACTGTGCCAATTGAGTGAGACCACAGGTCATAATTAGCTACAGCTCTAGTGGTTAATATCCTCATGACCATCATATTGTGGACAGAGCACAGATCAGCCTTTTTGCTCCTGTTAAGATTCTAGATTTGACATGACATTAGGCTGGATTTGTATTATCATTTGGAATTTTGCAACCTGGTGTGCAGTCTTAGCCAGGTCTAAAACTTTTCAACAGACCTCAAAAACTGTTGTTAAATATagcttgaataaaataaataaatgataaacacTGAAGGGAGTAATATGTTtgtctttaaaatattataagtGAGTTTCAGGCCTGCCACAATGACAATTCTTGTGTGGCTGGTAAATTTTCACAGAAaaaattgcaataaattatattattttcattttaagaatAGATTATGCCACTGATCTGACATTGTATTAGCATAATAGTACTATTACAACGTTTTTAAAAGGGCCTATAGTGAGTACACACCACTTCTGTACACACAGTTGTTTACAGTGAGTTTTGCTtcataacaaacacatttttaacacAGTAGGGAAGTAGTTAACACTTTTTATCTTACTCTCATCTCAAGTAGCATGGAGATACACACGATTAAGATAAAAAATGGAGCTCCAAATAGCTTTGTAATGTCTATATTTTATCCAAAACTAGCCCAGATATTTGTCATAATAGAAATTCACCGTAACTGGAATTTTGCAGTCTGGAAAACACTTGAACAAACTACTTTTACTTCTGAAACCTTCACTTAGACCCTTTTATCACACACCTTGGTGCTTGTAACCCAATTTATTGTCTCCCACGCAAACTCTAGCTACAAACTAATAAACAAGCCCTTTAAAACTTTCACTCTAAGACTTTCCATCTAAGAAGGGCTTGTTTATTAGTTCGTAGCTAATAAACAAGCCCTTCTTGTTCATTAGCTGGGCCAGGCGGGCTCACCTCCGGGCGTGGTGGAGAAGAGGGTCCCCCCGGGGGTCTGGCTGTAGGAGTCGGGGAGGGGAGACCAGCTCTTGGCGGCAGCAGCTCGGCTGGGAATGGGGCAGCCCGAGGACTCCTCACACACTGCGGACATGATCTCTGATACTCTCAGCGGACCTCAGGACGCGGTTCTGTACTGACAGCGGCTTTAGCAGCGCTTACACAGCAGGACTGTGTTTCAGGCTCGGTTCTGGAGAGAAGTATTCGGGCTCGGCTCTGTTACCTGTTCACTCACAGTCTCTGCTCTCTCGGGTCTCCGGACTGAAGTCAGCAGAGCGGGAGAGCCGCGCGCTTTTGGAGTGTAGTTAAAGGGGGCGGGGCATGAACCGAGCTGACGTAACAGCAGTGaaagagttcattatatataagATGTtattacatacctgtcaagtctcccgttttggccgggaaactaccgtattttactcctctttcccgccgtcctcccgtattagtattttaccgtaaatttcccgtattatactagataaaaaaaatataggccacaggcgacaatgcactgaccgctgtgtgtctcttaaccaatcgtgttgccggttcaaggagaaagtcccgcctttcaggagaaacagccaatcagcttgctggttttgcggagcgcagtttagtgtgggggaagccccgaccctcccctcgctgtgagttcaggcagctagtcggagcagctgtcgttaaaactaatctggatatacggagatttttctaaaagaaaggtaattaaccatgtaaactgtgatgagattgtttctgatagctggttaaaaagactcttctctgaatcaaaacataaattaaacccattgtgtgtttaataaaatccagcttgtgactcagttagtttaactttagaattagctagatagatattcagggtttgagaaaaatctacatacatataatgccctgccctgatgtgcctgatcagccaaaacctataatttccaaactctattagttcagggctagttttagggtgtgttagaatttgtttaaatctcaagtattgtggtgtaatgtattatttagaaggggtagaagagatggttgagctggagagagagagaaaatgtggagagggctgaaattaactgaactgatcaggagtggactgaacgatagaaagaagtattaatgaaagattattaattgtgtaggccccttaggactattatttacttatggaatatatctgatccatgtcctttttgtaaatttgtgcacccttcaatttcaattttaaatctattaaataatatatatatatatatatatatatatatatatatatatatatatatatatatatatacatattaatttttagccctcggttgggctgttggggcggcggaaaaatcccttatttttaagtccaaaacttgacaggtatgtgttaTTATCGCAaagaatatatgtttttaaacttttaaattctACTAGCAAAACACTTTatacacaaacaaacattttCAGACGCAAAACTATACCAAAAATTCtttttttcaatatatttaagtagaatcaataaaaaaaagttcttttaTGATCTGTTTTTATAATGATTTATCGTATGTTGATAAGCCTTCCTCGGGTAATGTATTATTCTtttcatttgtaattttatttgtacttttctgTTCCATGAGCATGTTGGAtccataaagattttttttctagtttatcaatattgtggcgtggaagaggaaggaggacgcCACAATATCAAAAGGTGTAAAAAGTATCGACATCCATTACttgggtagaagtatagatactagagtttaaaaatgCTTCAGTAGAAgtttaagtatcaactcaagttttttttGTCACACTTTTTTCTcaggtaaaagtataaaagtcctggtttaaaaaaaaaaatccataatgacaataaatgttatattaaaatgttaatgttgatacatttggaaTGCACTAGACTCATTGTttctgcatatatgcccatttaaaaatgaatgcatcttagtaca comes from Astyanax mexicanus isolate ESR-SI-001 chromosome 17, AstMex3_surface, whole genome shotgun sequence and encodes:
- the eif4ebp3 gene encoding eukaryotic translation initiation factor 4E-binding protein 3 isoform X1 — encoded protein: MSAVCEESSGCPIPSRAAAAKSWSPLPDSYSQTPGGTLFSTTPGGTRIIYDRKFLLECRNSPIARTPPCCLPHIPGVTMPSVPTLGKLPEQEEDCKDLSAEDSQFVMDI
- the eif4ebp3 gene encoding eukaryotic translation initiation factor 4E-binding protein 3 isoform X2 translates to MSAVCEESSGCPIPSRAAAAKSWSPLPDSYSQTPGGTLFSTTPGGTRIIYDRKFLLECRNSPIARTPPCCLPHIPGVTMPSVPTLGKLPEQEEDCKDLSEDSQFVMDI